A stretch of DNA from Glycine max cultivar Williams 82 chromosome 18, Glycine_max_v4.0, whole genome shotgun sequence:
CTTCTACTTTTTTCCTTCAACAAAGGCCCTCTTGCCCTATCACCCCCAAACATTGTCCATTTCATTTCCATAGCTTCCCTCCCCATCACCCCAAAACAACATCCACCAACCAATAAAAATAACACCACCAACACCCAAAAGCCAAAATGGCTATTGCCCTTAAAATTGCTTATTTTTGCAATGATCGCACGTTTTTATGAGTACAATGAATACTTCCACCCTCATTTCATATTAGTCCTCTATTGTCTTCACTTGTACCTTAGCTTAGAGCTTGTTTTTGCTCTTATTGCAACCCCGGTTCAAACCCTTTTTGGCTTAGAGATAGAACCACACTTCAACGAACCCTACCTTTCATCCTCACTTCAAGATTTTTGGTGTCATAGATGGAACCTTATGGTTAGACATGACAAGAAAACTCATACCGGTGGGTATCCGCCCGAATCCATCCTGACTTTAATGGATAATACCCGAGTTAACCGGATATAGGTTCGGGTTCGGGTTTGAGTTCGGGTTTTCCCCGATAATCAAAGGTTGGGTACGGATACGGGTATGAGATTACTAGATCTGTCCCGAACCCGAACCCCTCCCGccacttaaaatctttaaaacttttgcataatttaatcaaaagacatagaatttttattactcgttaattttattttagaatttttacataatttaatattattttcttaacgaTTTTTATAAACACATGCGCTATGATAAATTTATAGATATATAAgtggttaaaaataaatgtttaacaatcaatttattttttctaaaatcaaatttttaatatttttttacaaaaaaaaattatttttctattttgaattgGGTATGGGACGGAGTCAGGGATACCCGATACCCGACAGGTACCCAATGGGTACGGGGATGGGATAATAAACTTTAACCCGTCGGGTATCGGGTACGGGTATGGGGATATGTTAGGGAGTTGGGATAAGGGATTGTGGAGACAATATCCGTACTCGCCCCACCCCATTGCCATGTCTACTTATTGTTTCTCGTCTTCTACGCTTTACAGTATACAACCATGTAAGCTGTACGATTACGGGTTTAGTGGGTCCCTCATGTGCCACGTCAGCTGCCATGTTGGCCACGTTCCTTGTGTTTGGGCTTGTGCATGACTTAATCTATTATCATGTTACATGTGTACCTCCCACGTGGGAAATTACGTGTTTTTTTGTGCTTCACGGTGTGTGCACGGTGGCCGAGGTGG
This window harbors:
- the LOC106796861 gene encoding probable long-chain-alcohol O-fatty-acyltransferase 1, with protein sequence MYGEIERFIKVWISAILGLCYCYYIAARIPKGFLRLLSLLPILYLFIILPLNISSPNLVGYTSFFLVQLGIFKLLLFSFNKGPLALSPPNIVHFISIASLPITPKQHPPTNKNNTTNTQKPKWLLPLKLLIFAMIARFYEYNEYFHPHFILVLYCLHLYLSLELVFALIATPVQTLFGLEIEPHFNEPYLSSSLQDFWCHRWNLMVTRLLRFTVYNHVSCTITGLVGPSCATSAAMLATFLVFGLVHDLIYYHVTCVPPTWEITCFFVLHGVCTVAEVAVKKVVLRCGWRLHRAVSGPLVVAFLAISVNWLFFPQLLRNEMDRKSSEEYVILVDFVKSKIYH